A stretch of the Psychroserpens sp. Hel_I_66 genome encodes the following:
- the metG gene encoding methionine--tRNA ligase encodes MSKEPKRYTITAALPYTNGPIHIGHLAGVYVPADIYARYKRLTGNDVAFICGSDEHGVPITIKAKKEGVSPQDIVDKYHAIIKKSFEDFGITFDNYSRTSAKIHHDTAQEFFKTLYDKHEFVEEITEQLYDAEAKQFLADRFVTGTCPKCGNEEAYGDQCENCGSSLNATDLINPKSAITGNVPTLKETKHWFLPLNKHEQFLKDWILKGHKKDWKPNVYGQVKSWIDDGLRPRAVTRDLDWGIPVPVPGGEGKVLYVWFDAPIGYISATKEWAAREGKNWEDYWKDENTKLVHFIGKDNIVFHCIIFPSMLKAEGSYILPDNVPANEFLNLEGNKLSTSKNWAVWLPDYLEDFPNQQDVLRYALTANAPESKDNDFTWKDFQARNNNELVAIFGNFINRVVVLTNKYYEGVVPEASEFSEVDNETLAAIKAYPAVIESSIERYRFREASQELMNLARLGNKYLADEEPWKLVKTDEARTKTIMFVALQIASALATLSEPFLPFTSAKLKNMLFANSSGIENSWKDISTKKILIPSGHKIGEGELLFSKIEDKTIDEQLEKLEASKKANMIENAKVEPQKDLIAFEDFTKLDMRVGTIISAEKMPKTKKLLILKVDTGIDTRTIVSGIAESFSPEEVVGKQVTVLVNLAPRALRGIESEGMILMTETADGKLVFVNPDRQVKSGLQIS; translated from the coding sequence ATGTCTAAAGAACCAAAACGATATACAATTACCGCAGCATTACCATACACAAACGGTCCAATCCACATTGGTCATTTAGCTGGTGTGTATGTGCCTGCAGATATTTATGCACGCTACAAAAGATTAACAGGAAACGATGTGGCTTTTATCTGCGGAAGTGATGAACACGGTGTACCAATTACCATCAAAGCTAAAAAAGAAGGCGTTTCGCCTCAAGATATCGTTGATAAGTATCATGCGATTATAAAAAAATCGTTTGAAGACTTCGGAATAACGTTTGACAACTACTCACGTACCTCTGCAAAAATTCACCATGATACTGCCCAAGAGTTTTTTAAAACACTCTATGACAAACATGAATTCGTAGAAGAAATTACTGAACAATTGTACGATGCAGAGGCTAAACAATTCTTAGCAGATCGTTTTGTTACAGGAACATGCCCAAAATGTGGAAACGAAGAAGCTTACGGTGACCAATGTGAAAACTGCGGTTCTAGTTTAAATGCCACAGATTTGATCAACCCAAAATCGGCAATTACGGGTAACGTACCTACTCTTAAAGAGACAAAACATTGGTTTTTACCATTAAATAAACACGAGCAGTTTTTAAAAGATTGGATATTAAAAGGACATAAAAAAGATTGGAAGCCCAACGTCTACGGACAAGTAAAATCGTGGATCGACGATGGTTTACGACCAAGGGCAGTAACACGTGATCTCGATTGGGGAATTCCCGTTCCTGTCCCTGGAGGCGAAGGTAAAGTGCTTTACGTCTGGTTTGACGCGCCTATTGGCTATATCTCTGCAACCAAAGAATGGGCAGCTCGCGAAGGTAAAAACTGGGAAGATTACTGGAAAGATGAAAACACCAAACTCGTACATTTTATTGGCAAGGATAATATCGTGTTTCACTGTATTATTTTCCCGTCAATGCTTAAAGCCGAAGGTTCTTATATTTTACCAGATAACGTGCCAGCAAATGAGTTTTTAAACTTAGAAGGCAATAAATTATCTACCTCAAAAAACTGGGCAGTTTGGCTTCCAGATTATTTAGAGGATTTCCCAAACCAGCAAGATGTGTTGCGCTATGCATTGACAGCAAACGCACCAGAATCTAAGGATAATGATTTTACTTGGAAGGATTTTCAGGCTAGAAATAATAATGAGTTGGTGGCTATCTTCGGAAATTTTATAAATCGAGTCGTCGTTCTTACCAACAAATATTACGAAGGTGTTGTACCAGAAGCTTCAGAGTTTTCTGAAGTTGACAATGAAACCTTAGCAGCCATAAAAGCCTATCCAGCAGTGATTGAAAGTTCTATTGAACGCTATCGTTTTAGAGAAGCAAGTCAAGAATTGATGAATCTCGCTCGTCTTGGAAACAAATACCTCGCAGACGAAGAACCTTGGAAACTGGTAAAAACAGATGAAGCGCGGACAAAAACAATTATGTTTGTAGCGTTACAAATCGCTAGCGCTTTAGCAACTTTGAGCGAACCTTTTTTACCTTTTACTTCAGCAAAATTGAAAAATATGCTTTTCGCAAATTCAAGCGGAATCGAAAATTCTTGGAAAGATATTTCAACAAAGAAAATACTCATCCCTTCAGGACACAAAATTGGAGAAGGTGAATTGTTATTCAGTAAAATTGAAGATAAAACCATTGATGAACAGTTAGAAAAATTAGAAGCAAGTAAAAAAGCTAACATGATAGAAAATGCTAAAGTAGAACCTCAAAAAGACCTCATCGCTTTTGAGGATTTCACAAAATTAGATATGCGTGTGGGCACTATTATTTCCGCAGAAAAAATGCCAAAAACTAAAAAACTGCTCATATTAAAAGTAGACACTGGGATTGATACAAGAACCATCGTTTCTGGGATTGCAGAAAGTTTTTCTCCAGAAGAAGTTGTTGGTAAACAAGTCACCGTTTTGGTCAACTTGGCACCAAGAGCTTTAAGAGGTATAGAAAGTGAAGGTATGATTTTAATGACCGAAACTGCAGATGGCAAATTGGTTTTTGTAAATCCTGATAGACAGGTTAAAAGTGGTTTGCAGATAAGTTAA
- the nadD gene encoding nicotinate (nicotinamide) nucleotide adenylyltransferase encodes MKIGLYFGTFNPIHVGHLIIANHLAEHSSLDKIWFVVTPLSPFKKKNSLLDNRQRYEMVYRATKDYIKLEPSDIEFNLPQPNYTIDTLTYLLEKHPKHKFSLIMGEDNLKSFHKWKNYELILENHDIYVYPRISEGTIETRFNDHDKIIKINAPIIELSSTFIRTSINDGKNVRPMLPENVWEYIDEMNFFK; translated from the coding sequence ATGAAAATTGGTTTGTACTTTGGGACTTTTAACCCAATCCACGTAGGTCATTTAATTATTGCAAATCATTTAGCTGAGCATAGCAGTTTGGATAAAATATGGTTTGTAGTGACACCTCTGAGCCCTTTTAAAAAGAAAAATTCACTTTTGGATAATCGCCAACGTTATGAAATGGTGTATCGGGCTACCAAAGATTACATTAAACTAGAGCCAAGTGATATTGAGTTCAATTTGCCACAACCTAATTACACTATAGACACATTAACCTATCTTTTAGAAAAGCATCCTAAACATAAATTTTCATTAATAATGGGAGAAGATAATTTGAAAAGTTTCCATAAATGGAAAAACTATGAACTTATCTTAGAAAACCATGATATCTACGTTTATCCTAGAATTTCCGAAGGAACAATTGAAACACGATTTAATGATCATGATAAGATTATTAAAATAAATGCACCCATAATAGAACTATCTTCTACTTTTATTCGTACATCTATTAACGACGGTAAGAATGTAAGACCAATGTTGCCAGAAAATGTGTGGGAATATATTGACGAAATGAATTTTTTTAAATAA
- a CDS encoding YraN family protein — MANHNELGQKGEEIAVDFLIKNGFDIVARNYVYQKAEVDIIAKKGDILAIIEVKTRTSADFGDPQQFLKPKQIQRIIKAVDFFVNDNDMDVDVRFDIIAIVLNKKGMTLEHLENAFYHF; from the coding sequence ATGGCAAACCACAATGAACTTGGTCAAAAAGGAGAGGAGATTGCTGTCGATTTTTTAATTAAAAATGGATTTGATATAGTAGCTCGTAATTATGTTTATCAAAAAGCAGAAGTGGATATCATTGCAAAAAAAGGAGATATTTTAGCTATAATTGAAGTTAAAACAAGAACCAGTGCAGATTTTGGTGATCCTCAACAATTTTTAAAACCAAAGCAAATACAACGTATTATTAAAGCAGTAGATTTTTTTGTAAATGATAATGATATGGATGTTGATGTGCGATTTGATATTATCGCCATCGTACTAAATAAAAAGGGAATGACTTTGGAGCATTTAGAAAATGCCTTTTATCACTTTTAA
- a CDS encoding LD-carboxypeptidase, translating into MSKKLTLILLLALSFFFGNLTAQETVNQKTPTALIQPEYLKAGDTVAIVAPSGILKNRTDEVDQAVALLKSWGLHAVIGKHVFSKDNHFAGTDAERCEDFQKAMDDPTISAIWCARGGYGTVRILDKLDYTKFRKKPKWVIGYSDITALHNQLHNEGFKSIHALMCVSLTTDLSDIDYTIETFKNAIFGKPVGYDLEASPYNRLGNAKGQLVGGNLTILHTMLGSKESIDTKGKIIFIEEIGEYKYHIDRMLQSLKRAGYFDNCAGVLVGDMSRMRKNTTPWGTSVEQLIVDALSDYDFPIAFGMPAGHEKNNYALILGQDIELNVAGDKSLVILRE; encoded by the coding sequence ATGTCAAAAAAATTAACTTTAATACTATTGTTAGCGCTATCTTTTTTCTTCGGAAATCTAACCGCACAAGAAACTGTTAATCAAAAAACACCAACTGCTTTGATACAACCAGAATATCTTAAAGCTGGAGATACCGTTGCCATTGTAGCACCTTCAGGAATTTTAAAAAATAGAACTGATGAAGTTGACCAAGCAGTAGCACTCTTAAAAAGTTGGGGCTTGCATGCAGTGATTGGAAAACACGTGTTTAGTAAAGACAATCATTTTGCAGGTACCGATGCAGAGCGTTGTGAGGACTTCCAGAAAGCGATGGATGATCCAACAATTAGTGCTATTTGGTGTGCTAGAGGAGGTTATGGTACGGTAAGAATTTTAGATAAACTGGACTATACAAAATTCAGGAAAAAACCAAAATGGGTTATAGGTTATAGTGATATTACAGCACTACATAATCAGCTTCATAACGAAGGCTTTAAATCCATACATGCGTTGATGTGCGTTAGTTTGACCACCGATCTAAGCGACATAGATTATACCATTGAGACTTTTAAAAATGCCATTTTTGGGAAGCCTGTAGGATATGATTTAGAAGCCTCTCCCTACAATAGATTAGGAAATGCAAAAGGACAATTGGTTGGTGGTAATCTAACGATACTTCATACCATGTTGGGATCAAAAGAAAGTATAGATACCAAGGGGAAAATCATCTTCATTGAAGAAATCGGAGAATACAAATACCATATTGATCGTATGTTACAGAGTTTAAAACGGGCAGGATATTTTGACAATTGTGCAGGAGTTTTGGTTGGAGATATGAGCAGGATGAGAAAAAATACGACACCTTGGGGGACATCTGTTGAACAACTTATCGTGGATGCTCTATCAGATTACGATTTCCCAATAGCGTTTGGGATGCCTGCTGGACATGAAAAAAACAACTATGCGCTTATACTTGGTCAAGACATTGAACTTAATGTTGCAGGTGATAAATCTTTGGTTATTTTAAGAGAATAA
- the gmk gene encoding guanylate kinase: MSEIKNKNRGKLIVFSAPSGSGKTTIVRHLLRQKELNLEFSISATSREKRGNEVHGKDYYFLDSKDFKNRIKNDEFLEWEEVYRDNFYGTLKTEIERIWGKGKNVIFDIDVSGGLRIKKKFPNETLAVFVRPPDLNELVIRLKERGEESVDKINMRVAKAPAELATAPLFDVTVLNKDLDKALDDAYQLVSNFLKKE; the protein is encoded by the coding sequence TTGTCAGAAATCAAAAATAAAAACAGAGGTAAATTAATTGTGTTTTCAGCCCCTTCAGGATCTGGGAAAACAACGATTGTTAGACATTTATTAAGACAGAAGGAACTCAACTTGGAGTTTTCAATTTCAGCAACCTCAAGAGAAAAACGCGGAAATGAAGTTCACGGGAAAGATTACTATTTTTTAGACAGTAAAGATTTTAAGAACCGCATAAAAAACGACGAGTTTTTAGAATGGGAAGAAGTGTATCGTGATAATTTCTACGGAACATTGAAAACCGAAATTGAACGCATTTGGGGAAAAGGAAAGAACGTTATTTTTGATATAGATGTGTCTGGAGGATTACGAATAAAAAAGAAATTCCCTAATGAAACATTAGCTGTTTTTGTAAGACCACCAGATCTTAATGAACTTGTTATTAGGCTAAAGGAACGAGGTGAAGAAAGTGTAGATAAAATTAATATGAGAGTTGCAAAAGCTCCAGCAGAATTAGCCACAGCTCCACTTTTTGATGTCACTGTACTTAACAAGGATTTAGACAAAGCGTTGGATGATGCGTATCAATTGGTATCCAATTTTCTTAAAAAAGAATAG